From Hemitrygon akajei chromosome 15, sHemAka1.3, whole genome shotgun sequence:
cttgaatgcatccagagacttggcctccactgccttctggggcagagcattccacatatccaccactctctgggtgaaaaagtttttccgcatctctgttctaaatggcctaccccttattcttaaactgtggcctctagttctggactcacccatcagcaggaacatgcttcctgcctccagcgtatccaatcccttaataatcttatatgttctaagcagatcccctctcatccttctaagcaACACACTTCCAATAAATTTAAGGTACATTAATGTGTCTAAATAGGTGATTAGCGCTTAAAGAATGCATTAAATGTATTTAAAGTGTAGTATAATTTTGTAACATACACGACGTCATTTTGCAGATATGATTGATTGGAAGCCTGTGAGACAGTCGCgaatatttgttttattttctgaaaACAGATAATAGTTATAAAACTACTTACTACCTATAAAGCAGGATGTTTTGACTATTTTGATCTAAGATGCGGAGGTCTTGGCGTATGTTTGTTTTGTTCCTGACCGTGGCTAAGTCCATAGGACTGACCACGTGGTTGTTATTTTCCTGCCGTTGGCGATGCTGTGTTGTCAGCCCTTCCACAATTGAGATGAATGATGCAGttttttttatccctctcaagGCAGCTAAAGGCGGGTTCTATCTCAAACACGTGCACTTACAACAAGATTGTCTATACCACCTGGCTTGATCACAAATGGAAGATTTGGCTGAAAGTACTCAGCGAAACTGTCCATCCTGGAAGAAGGGGCGGGATGTTCCTTTGCCAATAGATCAGCCATTGGTTTAAACTCACGAATTGATACTAAATAAATCcaggttttagtttttttttcatgaTATTCACTTCTAAATTTACTAGAATAATTTGAAATGCTTTAAGGCCATATGCAATGCCCCTTGGGAGTTCGCTGATGTTTTGTAAAGCATGTTTCGTTTATTTAATGCTTCCTCCACCGTAGATTTTTGCCTTCCCTTTTTTTGGCGGTAGGCGGGGATGACTTCATGTATGCGCTTGTATTTCATTCCCTAATGACAGCGCTACCACTTTCCTCTTATCCGCAGAACGTCAATTGTCAGTCAAGAGGTCTTCCCTGTGACTGACTGCCTTAAGAGTTCGTATAAATTCAGTCTGTTTGAAGGAGGTGTTTCTCATTTTTATATCCGGATATGTTCAAAGGACGTTGTATTCCAAGTTATATTTGTGATTATTAAAGCGTAAAAATTGTCAAAAAATATCAGCCGGCAGATCTGAAGTTCCATATATAAAATCTGACCTCAAAGTAACTTAATTTATTTATTCAATGGCAGAACGGTGATTGTTCAATTATAATCGTGGCATGATACACAGGTAGGAGTTTATATATTAATATACTTTAGAAAAATGGGCAAATTTTATACAAATTCATTCTAAAATGCACACCATAATATTTCAACCACAGATTAAGTGAATTTCTTCCAAATGAAATTTAGTGTTTTAAAAATCAAATGAAGCGGAGACCAAGTAATTTGTAAAAACGTTAAAATTTTTATTTACAAAATCGTGTATGAAAACCAAAGCATTAAACTTGAGAGGAATACATAATAGAATAAACTCTTTATATACAAAAAATACATCTTCATATGAATGCTTCTTTTTTTGAATAAATAACATACGGCGGCGTCCTGCGAGATAGGTCTGAAACGCCATGTCCAAAAGCCGAGCCTCTCAGAACTGCGCTGGAGGTCGGGATCCATTATGCATGAACCCCGCTTCTTGTCTCCTTTCTCTGTTCCTTTCATCCTATTGTCAGGGCGTTCAAACTAAATTTCCACGCTCATTTTTCTTCATTAGGACTTTACAAATTGTAAAGCTGACTTTTCACCTCGTCTGCAgcaacaaatctctctctctctttgacccTAAATCACATTAACAGAGGCTGGTGTCTATTCTGCGAAGACCGACAAAGAAAGCTTTTGTAGAAATCAGAAAAGTGCACAGAGGGAAAAAGTTTAAGACGGTTTGAAAAAGCTGACAACTCTTTAGAGCGCTGCTAATCATTTTACTTCTAACCTCAGCATCAGAAACAAAGAGCAAATTGACAAAATGTTCTTGTTCCGTTGTTTTTCTATCTAAATAAAGTAACTACCAGTATATATAATATATGTAAGTCAATACCCTACTGGTTATCCTTGCTGACAATTGTTTAAAAGCAAAACATCGATCATGCAATTTAAGGCATATTTGTGAAACAGTCAGTTGGTAATTTTTTTCAATGGTAATCATTGAAACAGGACACATCATTGAGGAAATCTTTCTGTATAGTGCGGAATGTAAAGATGCTGTCAGATTGTCTTTTATATGCATAGTCCTCTGAGGTGGAGGGACTAGCAGGGCTGGAAGCACAAGTAGTtgcaggtgatggggaaggtgttgtCACCCATGAACCCGCGTCACTGCCCGGACTAGGAGGGTCGACCGTCTTCAGGTAACTGGGCAGCATCACTTGCTTCCGGCCGCCGTCCACACACTGATCGGCCAACCTTAGCGTTTCAGACAGAGCCCAAATGTAATTATGAGCAAATCGCAGAGTTTCAATCTTTGTGAGTTTGGCGTCGTCGGGAAAAGTTGGCAGGACCCCGCGGAGGTTATCCAGGGCCGAGTTCAGGTTGTGCATCCTGTTCCTTTCTCGGTCGTTGGCCTTAGTTCTCCGACTCCTCTTCACCAAATGAAGGCTGGCTTGAGGATTTGCTTTCGACCGGCCTCTTGGTTTGCGCTTCTTGTCTCTGGGATCGTCTGGTCTCTCACAGTCTGAACTAGGCGTCTGCGCGGCCAGCAGCTCCGCTGAAGGGTTACTCGCTGACGATAAAGGTGAAGCAATGATGAAACTTACACTATCTTCTTCATCTGTCAGCGGGAAAGCAAGCTCGCTGTTCTCATAGTCAGAATACGAGCACTCCATTCTGCAGGGATAAAAAGGTAGCAAAGGGAGTTCAATTGAATAGTTTTACTTTAACATCACGGCATTTCAAacatccagagagagagagagagagagagataaatttCAAATAGGGCGAATGTGCCCCGATACTTACCTTGAGAACGGGATCAACAGTGAGAAGGATGGATCCAGGATTTTGTTGAAGTTCTTTCTGTTGCAATGATTACTTCGAACGACACGCGACTTCAGTTGTTTTCTTCTGATCTTGGTGCAATAAGCTCGTGTGAGCAGCGAGTTTGGCACACGACTAAATAAAACGGTTTATATACGCTCTGAAACAATAAACCCCCCACCCCTGGAATAGGAGAATGACTACATCAGGTCTGTCCCGTGCCACGCTCCCTCCAATTTGCATAATCTTTGTCTCTATATCCACCTACACCCCCACCCCTTGGCACTGGCGGCGTTCCCGGGAGCGTGCCTCTAATTAATGCACTGTCCTAACCGaccaatgtgaggagcatttgggaTCTGCGGCACGCGATATGGACCAATAAGAATTCGCGTTTGTATTGCCGCCACGCGATCCAGGGCCCCGCCCGGTGAGGTTCATTAGTCCGCGACGGAGAGCACCGATTAACCCCGCGGGTCAGGCACGCTCCCAACTTGTAGCCTGCACCACACAGTAACTCTTCGAGTTCCGCGCCCAGACTTTAAACAAATTGTGCGTTTAAGGAATGCCCATAGTCAGATTTTCACTGACCACTCTGGAGGAAATATTTTGTCATGATGTTGAATTGCAAACTTTCCGATACTTATGGAAAAGTTTGGATGTCCACAGCCTCTAAATCTGGCGCGGGTCTCATCTGGGTTCACAATAGATACATACCTCAATGGCTCATTATAAAATATCACTCAAAGAGATTAGTATTTTAAAATTTAGACCATGTGGTTATGGTTTACATTAAGAATATTGCATATCAGTGAAAATAATCGGTCCGCACGTAGGCACAGTGATTAACAGCCCTAATTGGAACGACGTTTCTTTGGTATCTGTTATATTCCCTGGTCCTTGCATCTATGTGTagcaatttttatatatttttgctCACATAGTTATCTTCAAGGCACACTTTAATTAAAGACAAATAATGGGAATATTACCGTGGTCTAATCCAACGGAATAATTTTTATACCTATGTTTTACACTTATCAACAGGGTAAATCGTGACGAACTTTACCATTGTCTTGGCGCGGGGGTGGGGGATTGCTGCTATTTTATGCAGATGTCTGGATTACTATACCCGTTCTGAGAAAAACTTGAAAACCCTTTAGGAAACACGTTGGGATATACACAATTGTAAGATATTCAGGGTTAATTATGCATTTAGTAACTAATATTAGCGAAACAGTTATCAGATCTCTGTAGGTggttgaccagaactgagtgcTTAGGCTGGATGTAATTGAGCCAGTGATATTTACTTACGTGATCTGCTTTCGAGCGACATTGCTGTCTTCCCTCCTTTTTTGGTGATCTTCAACCGGGGCAGTCACCAAGCCATAGGTCAGCAGGAGAGAAACCATTTCCAATATTAGAACGGGTACACGTGTATTTTAGTTATTGCACACACCCCACTTCACAGAATCCAGAATTTGGGTAAAGCTTATCTGCTACTTTCTATTCAGCGAGTCGGTCAGGATTACAGACAATCAAGGGCGAATACTGTGCAAGGAAGAATAGGAAATTAAGATTATCTGGCTCGTTTTATAGAGTTAGCACGGATTAAGGGGCTGAATGATCTCATTCTGTACCGAAATAATTCGATGGCCTTTTGTGCCCATACGTTTTATTCGCCGAAAGATGAGCTGAAAACCCACAAATCCAAAAACGACGAGGCGTCAGCGGTTATAACGTTACGAAACAGCCACTTTTTACTTCTTTTGTAAATATAATACTTAAATATTCTGATATTAGAAGTCGGACAAATAAGGGGAGATGAAAAGCCTAAGGTGCTTTATCGCCAAGAATAATTTCTGAGCTGAACatatatattaatatattaaatgtgaacaaaatattatatttattagattatCCAAGACCACAATCAAGTTTATATGGAGTTTTGAATCAGGTATAGTGGTGAAGTGGTATATACTTAAGAGAAAAAAGTGAAAAACATACTTACAGTTCTGAGTCAGATCAGAAAAGCGACATGTTCAAGAGTATACCCCGAATTCCACTAAAGAAAAGAATGATTACATTGCAGGTCCTACAGTCTTAGTCTAATAGTCCGGCCAGAAACTCTTTTACACCGCCTGGCTAAAATGGCGCGCCCGTCGGATAATCAGTTCGTGTGAAGGAGCGCtgaatgtttatttttttaacaAGATAGTTTTATCATAATTGACAATTTCCAAAAGCGGCATATTAGAACAGCTCCGGTGACCGTTTGACTCTCGTTATAAATTATATTGCAAACTGGGATTTCCACCTAATTTGTCGTGTGACGGGAGAAATGCTGACAACTTTTCTCAATAAATTTGACACTCGAACAGGCAAGGATTACAATGCGAAGAGTGATTAGTATTTCGCTCCGATAATGCTTGGGAATGGTGCCGAACTAAAATGAAAGAACTGTATTTACATACCACCTGACAACCCCAAACGCACTTCGCGTGAACTACATGTCGACAATATAGTCACTCCTCGCAACATTTATTGAAAGCAAAGCAAGGCCTTACACACAATATCGCAATAATAACTGTATAATTTGTTCCAGAAATACAAAGCGAAATACAGCAGATGATGGAAGTCTGAAATAAGGACAAAAATGCTGCAAATACAGTTCTTCTCGAAGACCCCTCAGTCCAGGAGGTCATGGACACTTCAGCTCTTCCATCCCCAAGATctttacctgatctgctgagtcaccccgcccctcccccactccaccccccacccaaccGCATTTTCCATGTTACTGTTGATTCAGTGATATATACTGTCCGCCGACCACAACGGTTTTTGCAATATTTCGAAATCTATCCATATAGATGGCAGAGAAAGTAATGGTTTAACATTATCTTAAGCAATGGTATATTTCTCAGTACCACACCGAAACGTTAGTCCGGGATATAGCCTCAATTATGCTCCGAGGTAGAAATTTGAACACACAACTTGATGATCCTGAGATAAATTTTACTGAACTTTGTAATTGATGACATTGTAGCAGTTATGAACGCGCTTAATAAACAATAAGTTGATATATTAAGTACATAAGGCTCTGTATTTGGTCATTGTTATTATTTATGGATCAGAAGATAAAAAGGTGCTATAAAAATAACGGGAAAAGACAGTCCCTTTCGAATGCACTGATCTGAACCGTATTTCTGGCTATCCGTTCACAATCCGATGTACTTTGAGCAGTATAATGATCTCCGTAGACTTCTATCTTACAATACAATTCTGAAAATTTCGTTTGACCAATGCACATTAACTAACTAGTGAGCTCCATCCTGGGctttagcctccatagtatccaggacaccttcaaggagccaCGGCTCAAAAAGGCGGTtgtccatcatgaaggactcccAACATCCAGGCCATTCCTTGTTCTCACttttaccattaggaaggaggtacagaagcgcGAAGATACACAGGCAACGAtttagaacagcttcttcctctttgcgatccgatttctgagtggacattgaactATCTCATTACTTAATACTTCTAATGCTTGCAGTACTTACTTATATATATATGCACTTACTATAGTTCGCAGTTTtccctctattattatgtattacaatgtgctGTCGCCGCAAAGTCAATAAATCGAAcagcatatgccggtgatattaaatctgattctgttcctaGCTGTATGGGACTTTTACAGTGATGCATGTTCGATCCACGATTCTAAACTATGTTTGTTTTTGGTATACTATCAAAAGAGAGAAGATATGCTCCTACCCAGATGTCAAAGCATTATAGAAGTACAATAAAGAAGTAATATTGGATATCAATCTCGGGAACAGAATCTTTGCTTTATTGTAGTATGGTTTACGCGCATTCCGCAGGCTCGTAACACACTACTTTCACCCCTAAGAAGAAAGAATTACATTTATATAGCACTTTGGGAAGGTCCAAAAAATTTCACGGACAATTAAGTACACCCGTCTTCTGCTAATTGACCTCCCACGTATTTCAAGTAAATTTAAATGTCCAGTACAAATTTCCTGAACGACCAAAATCCTGCTATCTTTAGACAACTTTCTAACTAAACCCTTTCTCGTCGCGTCTACGCCCTAAAATAAATTACATTCTCCCTAGTCTCTCTCATCCCAAAGTTCAGTTGAAGTGTGATGTGTTTGAAGCAATAATAAACTAAAGCTGTGATTCAGGGAGAGTACAATTAATCGGTTGTTTCTCGTGACTCTTGCCACTTCAATTTGATGATTACCACAAAGGAGGTTTTAGATCAATATCTTTATTGCGTTAATATTAGAATCCAGACCTGAACGGGCGAATATTTGGGAAGGTTGTCCTATCAAAGATCGGCGCTTCACAGCTTGGCGTCTGTTTGGGAACCTAGGGTTTCTGTTAAAGCGAGCTGCATTGTGACCCGTAGTAACCTCACAAGTAGTGCACACGACCACCAATTTACTAGCTGACTGCTCAATAACGACTCAATTATTGTGCTTGCAAAATCCAATTTTTCTGTAAAAACTCAGCATTCTATAATGCAGATCTACTCAAATGTTTATAATTGCTTTTGATATCACCGTCCATCTAACATCGTGTGCgttgagtggggtgggggggggggaggagtaaaCAACTTCTGGGAACAGCTAAACGAATAATCATAATAAACCCAGAGGTGGTGGGATCATAGTTAAGCGAATGGGTATTTACCAACAGTAGGTTAGGAAACCCATCCCCCTGTAAAGCTTCAGTTAATTTCTTTTGGAATCACGACGTTTAATTGAATCAAGAGTCTATTATTTGAATGAAAATACAAACTAAGAGAATAAGTAAGGAATTCCCCCGTGCTATAATCGATATCATTACTTTGGATCCCGATATTGATTTGAGTTTTGGTTTCAGTTTTTATTGAGCTCCAATTTTGTTGATCGTACAGTCATTGCTAAATTCGTAGGCACGGAAAAAATAGAGTTGGATCTCTACCCTGGTTTATTTTATTTTGCGTGTTTCATACCCTGAAGTTTATTTTTCTTGTGACATTGTGGATGGAGTGGAGATTTGGTCAAGACCTGAAACGTGTCCGAAAGGAACACGGTCAGATCCTGGCGTTCGTACGGACGAAGcttttttatattttttgttTCTTCTCAAGCTGGATTCACAGCTAGATTCTAAAACATTTTCACGGAGTGGCGGAAGGCAGCAGAGCGCACATCTCACAATTGGACCTAACATTTATTAATTCCAAAACTGAAAGGTAGTCTGTGGAATTAATGAACATTTTTACATAACGGTGTTTCCAATTCGTTAGACCAGACGAATAATGAACCTTATTTCTTATGGGAAATTTGGAAAGCGATATTTTGAGACAAAATCCTAagagaggcagaggaatggtTTCGGGGGcggtatgtgtgtgtggggggggggggggggggggtggggggaaggtgggAGAGATGTATTAGATTCCGGCAGTAAAGTGTGGATGGACGGTGAGGAGACTGGGAGGCGGATACAAAGCAAAAACCTTATTTACAAACGTAGTTTTTTGTGTGATCTTCGAAGATGCATCCTTGGGTGCCGTCACATTTCTGTGTAGAACCTAACAACAATGCAAGTTGCCATGATATTGGTTTAATCCTGATAGCTGTGGAACAAAgctattaattattttatttcttacaatCAACTTTCCAGGGTACCTCCATTTAAGACTAGTTTACGTGGAACCTGCAGTTTCTTTCTGTTCTATTATATTAGTCCATGAGTGGAAAAGTCATTTATAAATAATTACACAATGTTTTCGGTCCCAGGGCGAGTCCGATATATCAAAGCGATTAGCACGTGCATTGTCCTTTTCTGCAGGCTGCCTCCTTTCAGTCTTACTCTTCGTGTCGTCTGTCCAAACTTCTTTCTAAACCCATTGTTCTCCCCATTCTTTCTGCTTGTTACAGTCCAATGacattacttttttttctttagtTCGAGCAATAGCAGCGTGAAGGGGGCTACTGCAAGCACAATGCACAGGCTTTCATTGTACACGTTCACACTCGCTTTCAGCATCTCTTTAGACTTCAGGGGAGTTGCTCGGCCTCAAAACAGTTTTAAACTTGATTATTATTATGCTAAGTTGTGGGAGAAATGCACTTCGATTCTGGGCAGCCTGTCGTCTCCCGTTTATAATAGACTTTTAATCCGAGAGCAGAAACAAGTGCACTGAAAATTTTGTttaggttggacaaacttgaattgttttctctggagcttcaGAGGCTGGAGGGTGGGAGGAACTTGAcagggaaaaattaaaaaaagtttgtaaaattatgagaggcatagataggataagCAGTCAGAATCCCTTTCCATGGTTGGACTGTCATATACCTACAGGGCCGAAGTTTAAGTTCAAATTGGGAAAGTTTAAAGCAAATgtgcaagttttaaaaaaaaacagagagcgGTAGGTGCCTGGATTGTGTCTTGATTGGTGGCGGTGGAAGTAAACGATATACTGGTATTTAAGATGCTTTCAGGTAGGCACAGGAAAATGCAGCGATTTGTAAATGATTCACACGCAAACAGAAGGGTttggtttaatttggcatcaggtTCGACTCAAATGTTTTGACCGAAGGACCTGTTCGGGCACTGTAGTATCCTACGGTCCATTTTCCTTCAGAACGGCAGAGACTCAGTAATTTGATTTAATTCAAATCTAAGATGGATTATTTTTCGGATTTTGGCGATATCTGGGGCTATGGAAATAAGACAGGAAGACTGGTTTGGGGTAGAAAAGAACGACACTTTATTGGATGTCGGAATGGGACCGTGcagccaaataattgagtattgCTGGTGAAATAATAATTACACGCGCCTTGCTGCCAACAATTATAATGAGGTCACAATACTCGTCATGTACTTTGTTCAAAATGCTCAAGCATGATATTGACACGTGATTGTTAACTAATTTAGCACGGTTCTTTCTTGGATGTGGATTCTTGCGAGGTGATGCAGACGAGCCTTGGACATGAAATATCCGCAATTTCGAATTGCTGAACACATCCATTAAACTCGCTTTTAAATATAATGATCGATTTTCTCCAGATCCCATATTTGCGCTGTACGTCCATGAGTACACAGTTCAAACGAGTTTCCAGGGAGCCTTGCTGATGGGGTTAGCTATATGACATCGGAGTGCGTTTTCAGACTCATTCAACCCCCTTCACAATTCCAACCCGAA
This genomic window contains:
- the neurog1 gene encoding neurogenin-1 → MECSYSDYENSELAFPLTDEEDSVSFIIASPLSSASNPSAELLAAQTPSSDCERPDDPRDKKRKPRGRSKANPQASLHLVKRSRRTKANDRERNRMHNLNSALDNLRGVLPTFPDDAKLTKIETLRFAHNYIWALSETLRLADQCVDGGRKQVMLPSYLKTVDPPSPGSDAGSWVTTPSPSPATTCASSPASPSTSEDYAYKRQSDSIFTFRTIQKDFLNDVSCFNDYH